A portion of the Pirellulales bacterium genome contains these proteins:
- a CDS encoding protein kinase, with product METKTNTSQLDIEKAFHEWNSNGGQLKPLKLLRNRPDIQEQLDQQIQAVNTVSGLLRLTFFDQQITEQLSSATKELDKVKDNIKTLLGGNYKLVMVLGSGGFAHVFLAQQLKPTLRQVAIKVICNQLRERIEREAKAMQKIQSPYVVKIYDDPIIFNHLSFLIMEFVEGGSLEQYILRADRHVDKEKVAEWMIQVARGMHEAEKLQITHRDLKPSNILIDKLGNAKIADFGIAIGNSTSLATSYQGVAGTYAFMAPEQFRKSSAVDTRADIYSYGATFYYVLKGEPPGLASFIKAPDVRSPLLNDIFEILQKCLKRNPRERYQSFEEIINALNKLPASKQPTKVASIRSPVSQNARTKKSKLTDSLPPLWVYKCNAKSEAAGDWKKHVFNKNSKVISWGHVHDDIKEGSIQSHASRKLVLEQMQVGDLVLAWQSDRKQAIGLCRVYDLNVKGKVTRIVLEKVFKFAHPVNLLEYKNSEPVLMNCSAFKQGAGSIFETTPDEAKKILEICGIDWRDVC from the coding sequence ATGGAAACCAAAACTAACACTAGCCAACTCGATATCGAGAAAGCCTTTCATGAATGGAATTCAAATGGTGGTCAACTAAAGCCTCTAAAACTTCTACGTAACCGGCCAGACATTCAAGAACAGCTTGACCAACAGATTCAAGCTGTCAATACGGTCAGCGGTCTGCTTAGGTTAACTTTTTTTGATCAACAAATAACGGAACAGTTATCAAGTGCTACCAAAGAACTTGATAAGGTCAAAGATAATATCAAAACACTTCTTGGGGGTAACTATAAATTAGTTATGGTGCTTGGGAGCGGTGGTTTTGCCCATGTGTTTCTTGCACAGCAACTAAAACCTACGCTGCGTCAAGTGGCCATTAAAGTCATTTGCAATCAACTTCGCGAACGTATCGAACGCGAAGCAAAGGCAATGCAGAAAATTCAGTCACCCTATGTCGTGAAAATTTACGATGACCCAATAATTTTCAATCACTTATCATTTCTTATAATGGAATTTGTTGAGGGCGGCTCACTTGAACAATACATTTTAAGAGCGGATAGACACGTTGACAAAGAAAAAGTTGCTGAATGGATGATCCAAGTCGCGCGGGGCATGCATGAAGCTGAGAAACTGCAAATTACGCATCGTGATCTTAAGCCTTCAAATATCCTGATTGATAAACTTGGAAATGCAAAAATAGCTGATTTTGGAATAGCTATTGGTAATTCCACTTCACTAGCAACTTCTTACCAAGGGGTTGCGGGTACATATGCGTTCATGGCCCCGGAGCAGTTTAGAAAATCAAGTGCAGTTGATACTCGAGCGGACATCTACAGCTACGGCGCTACTTTCTATTATGTATTGAAAGGCGAGCCCCCAGGTCTCGCAAGTTTCATTAAGGCACCAGATGTGCGCAGCCCTTTGCTTAATGACATATTTGAGATTTTGCAAAAATGTCTCAAAAGGAATCCAAGAGAGCGGTATCAGTCTTTTGAAGAAATCATTAACGCTTTGAATAAACTCCCTGCTTCCAAACAGCCAACGAAGGTGGCTTCGATTCGCAGTCCAGTTTCACAAAATGCGCGGACTAAGAAATCAAAGCTTACAGATTCACTGCCGCCCCTCTGGGTCTACAAATGCAATGCAAAATCAGAGGCCGCAGGTGATTGGAAAAAACATGTTTTTAACAAAAACAGCAAAGTAATTTCTTGGGGTCACGTACACGATGATATCAAAGAAGGCTCAATCCAAAGTCATGCGAGTCGAAAACTTGTACTTGAGCAGATGCAAGTTGGTGATTTGGTCCTTGCGTGGCAAAGTGATCGAAAGCAAGCCATTGGTCTTTGTCGCGTTTATGATTTAAATGTCAAAGGAAAAGTTACAAGAATCGTCTTGGAAAAAGTGTTCAAATTCGCTCATCCTGTCAACTTGTTGGAATATAAAAATAGTGAACCTGTTTTGATGAATTGTTCTGCATTTAAGCAAGGTGCTGGCTCAATATTCGAGACAACTCCGGATGAGGCCAAAAAAATCCTAGAAATCTGTGGTATCGATTGGCGGGATGTTTGCTAA
- a CDS encoding sialate O-acetylesterase, whose amino-acid sequence MTTFPLIRSSICWAMIFVALSGGVAMGQRISDDHLTPDKQPGAADKPIKVFILMGQSNMVGMGDLGPETSKGTLGFLTKTEKKYPWLVDGDTWTARSDVYYYDARVKKGAPLSPTANNGKAIGPELGFGYVMGHYFAEPVLILKSCIGNRSLGWDLLPPGSEPYTYEGRTYAGYKETPDSWIEGQPKKEVDWYAGKQYDDDQANAKAALQQLATIYPGYRDQGYEIAGFVWWQGHKDTGNKAHASKYEENLVRLIESLRRDYDAPRAKFVLATIGFDGWKLAGNGLTIANAQLAVSDPNKHPNFAGNVRTVEARDLWREVAVSPKNQGYHYNRNAETYLEVGLRLGEAMTQLLEQEKGGERK is encoded by the coding sequence ATGACAACTTTTCCGCTGATCCGCTCGAGCATCTGTTGGGCGATGATTTTTGTCGCGCTTTCCGGCGGGGTGGCCATGGGGCAGCGCATTTCGGACGACCACCTAACACCCGACAAGCAGCCCGGCGCGGCGGATAAGCCGATCAAGGTCTTTATCTTGATGGGGCAATCGAACATGGTCGGCATGGGGGACCTTGGCCCCGAAACGAGCAAGGGAACACTCGGTTTTCTCACCAAAACTGAAAAAAAGTACCCCTGGTTGGTCGATGGCGACACCTGGACCGCGCGGAGCGATGTTTATTACTACGACGCGCGGGTAAAAAAGGGGGCTCCCCTCAGCCCCACCGCCAATAATGGCAAGGCCATCGGTCCTGAACTCGGGTTTGGCTATGTCATGGGGCACTACTTTGCCGAGCCGGTGCTAATTCTCAAGTCGTGTATTGGCAACCGCAGCCTGGGCTGGGATTTATTGCCGCCGGGGAGCGAGCCGTACACCTATGAGGGGCGGACCTATGCGGGATACAAGGAGACCCCCGATTCGTGGATCGAGGGGCAGCCTAAAAAAGAGGTCGATTGGTACGCTGGCAAGCAATACGACGATGATCAGGCAAACGCCAAAGCGGCACTCCAGCAACTTGCCACGATTTATCCTGGCTATCGGGACCAGGGGTATGAGATCGCCGGTTTTGTGTGGTGGCAAGGGCACAAGGACACCGGCAACAAGGCCCACGCGAGCAAGTACGAGGAAAACTTGGTTCGCTTGATTGAGAGTTTGCGCCGGGATTACGACGCCCCGCGTGCCAAGTTTGTCCTGGCGACCATCGGTTTTGACGGGTGGAAACTGGCGGGAAATGGCTTGACCATCGCCAATGCCCAACTGGCGGTCAGCGATCCCAACAAACACCCAAACTTCGCGGGCAACGTGCGGACGGTGGAGGCCCGCGACCTGTGGCGGGAAGTCGCCGTCTCCCCCAAGAACCAGGGTTACCATTACAATCGGAACGCCGAGACTTATTTAGAGGTGGGCCTGCGCCTGGGCGAGGCAATGACCCAGCTTTTAGAGCAAGAAAAGGGTGGGGAGAGGAAGTAA
- the thrS gene encoding threonine--tRNA ligase, translating to MTLIVALPDGSTKSFAQRVRASDVAAAIGPGLAKAALVAEVDGAERDLSEWLPAEGTVQLKFLTKKDPAALRVMRHSCAHVMAQAVMRLFPGVQLAFGPTTEHGFYYDMQSPRSLSEEDFPKIEAEMAKIIKENQAFERIDLPRAKALELCADLRQQFKVEHIETGLANETELSFYRQGEFVDLCRGRHIPATGAIGAFKLLSIAGAYWKGDAKNAQLQRLYGTAWFSKEELEQYLQAVEEAKRRDHRVLGRQLELFTTSQLVGQGLILWLPKGATVRGLLEDFVKSELLKRGYTPVHTPNIGRVELYETSGHFPYYREAQFTPIFHHDAGQVVDYVIRKLDPADREMAKDLTPDQESRLIATARELGFDGEYRPTDSDADRCHCLKDWSRKHERYLLKPMNCPHHVMIYKSKPRSYRELPIRLAEFGTVYRYEQSGELGGLTRVRGFTQDDAHIFCTEEQVEGEFRSCIDFTLTVLKSLGLDDFRVRLGFRDPASSKYVGSAEAWTKAQDAIRKVAREMELPFTEEAGEAAFYGPKADFVVSDAIGREWQLGTVQLDYQLPSESRFFLQYVGADNQPHMPVMIHRAPLGSFERFMGVLIEHFAGAFPLWLAPEQVRVLSVSEKFAEYAQSVEQQLREAGFRVVGDYRPEKINAKIRAAQLELIPYMFVVGGREQETGSVAVRDRITGDLGSLPLSEAIEKLQIEVREKVVRQAVKPGAKLAASGSANEY from the coding sequence ATGACTTTGATCGTTGCGTTGCCGGATGGCAGTACCAAAAGCTTTGCACAGCGCGTCCGCGCCAGCGATGTCGCGGCGGCCATCGGCCCCGGCCTGGCCAAGGCGGCCCTTGTGGCCGAGGTGGACGGCGCCGAGCGTGATCTTTCCGAATGGCTCCCCGCCGAAGGGACCGTCCAGCTCAAATTTTTGACAAAAAAAGACCCCGCCGCGCTCCGCGTCATGCGGCATTCCTGCGCGCATGTCATGGCCCAGGCGGTCATGCGGCTATTCCCTGGCGTGCAGTTGGCGTTTGGCCCGACGACCGAGCATGGCTTTTACTATGACATGCAGTCGCCGCGCTCCCTCAGCGAAGAGGATTTTCCCAAGATCGAGGCCGAAATGGCCAAAATTATCAAGGAAAACCAAGCCTTCGAGCGGATCGACCTGCCCCGCGCCAAGGCACTCGAACTGTGCGCCGACCTGCGGCAACAGTTCAAGGTCGAACATATCGAGACCGGCCTGGCCAACGAGACAGAACTATCATTCTATCGCCAGGGTGAATTTGTTGACCTTTGCCGCGGACGGCATATTCCCGCCACCGGCGCGATCGGCGCGTTCAAGCTCCTCAGCATCGCCGGCGCCTACTGGAAAGGGGACGCCAAAAACGCCCAACTGCAGCGGCTGTACGGCACCGCCTGGTTCAGCAAGGAAGAGCTAGAGCAATACCTGCAAGCGGTGGAAGAAGCCAAACGCCGCGATCACCGCGTGTTGGGCCGCCAGTTGGAACTCTTTACCACCAGCCAGCTCGTGGGGCAGGGGTTGATCCTCTGGCTGCCCAAAGGGGCCACTGTGCGCGGTTTGTTAGAGGATTTTGTCAAAAGCGAGTTGCTCAAGCGCGGTTACACTCCGGTCCACACGCCCAACATTGGCCGGGTGGAATTGTACGAAACCAGCGGCCACTTTCCCTACTATCGCGAAGCGCAGTTCACTCCCATCTTTCACCATGACGCGGGGCAGGTGGTCGATTATGTCATTCGCAAGCTCGACCCCGCCGACCGCGAAATGGCCAAAGACCTGACCCCCGACCAGGAAAGCCGGCTCATCGCCACCGCCCGCGAACTGGGCTTTGACGGCGAATATCGCCCCACCGACAGCGACGCCGACCGCTGCCACTGCCTAAAGGACTGGTCCCGCAAGCACGAGCGGTATCTGCTCAAACCGATGAACTGTCCGCACCATGTGATGATTTACAAGTCCAAGCCCCGCAGCTATCGCGAGTTGCCGATCCGGTTGGCCGAATTTGGTACCGTTTATCGTTATGAGCAATCGGGCGAATTGGGGGGCCTGACCCGCGTTCGGGGCTTTACCCAGGATGATGCGCATATCTTTTGCACCGAGGAACAGGTCGAGGGGGAATTCCGCTCGTGCATCGACTTTACCCTGACCGTCCTCAAATCGCTGGGCCTGGACGACTTTCGCGTGCGGCTGGGCTTTCGCGATCCGGCCAGCAGCAAATATGTCGGCTCGGCGGAGGCCTGGACCAAGGCCCAGGACGCCATTCGCAAAGTGGCCCGGGAGATGGAGTTACCCTTTACCGAGGAAGCGGGCGAAGCCGCGTTTTATGGGCCCAAGGCGGACTTTGTCGTCTCGGACGCCATCGGCCGCGAGTGGCAACTGGGGACCGTGCAGCTCGATTATCAATTGCCCAGCGAAAGCCGCTTTTTCCTGCAGTACGTCGGAGCGGACAACCAGCCCCACATGCCCGTCATGATCCACCGCGCGCCGTTAGGCTCGTTCGAGCGATTCATGGGCGTGCTGATTGAGCATTTTGCCGGGGCGTTTCCCTTGTGGCTAGCGCCCGAGCAAGTGCGGGTGCTCTCCGTCAGCGAAAAGTTTGCGGAATACGCCCAAAGCGTGGAACAGCAGTTGCGCGAGGCGGGTTTTCGCGTGGTGGGGGATTACCGCCCGGAGAAAATTAATGCCAAGATTCGCGCCGCGCAGCTAGAGCTGATCCCGTACATGTTTGTGGTCGGCGGGCGCGAGCAAGAGACCGGCAGCGTGGCGGTGCGGGACCGGATCACCGGCGATCTGGGTAGCTTGCCCCTGTCCGAGGCGATCGAGAAACTGCAAATCGAAGTCCGGGAAAAAGTGGTCCGCCAAGCGGTCAAACCGGGCGCAAAACTCGCCGCCAGCGGCAGCGCGAATGAGTATTAG
- the sdhB gene encoding succinate dehydrogenase iron-sulfur subunit, producing MAATSTLTQPTPGSHSTKDHSTSSQERVGGEYLEVRILRQDGPGEPSYWERHQIPREADMNVISVLQRVAAQAQAADGRTVPPVVWDCNCLEEVCGACTMVINGQVRQACSALVDKLLTDNPGEIELRPMSKFPVIRDLMVDRGRLFHGLKRVQAWVPVDGYYDAGAPAKISPASQETAYPLSECMSCGCCLEACPQYGKIEVSPRAGETTAEYEHRKAAAYDQGFVGPHAISQAVLFNSHPTGKMIEGDRWDSLMAEGGLQICGLAQNCVAVCPKSIPLTESIAKAGRALTVHAIKRIFDR from the coding sequence ATGGCCGCTACCTCAACCTTAACACAGCCAACCCCGGGTTCTCATTCGACCAAGGACCACTCCACCTCCAGCCAGGAGCGCGTGGGAGGGGAATATTTGGAAGTGCGCATCTTGCGGCAGGATGGACCGGGTGAACCCAGTTACTGGGAACGCCATCAGATTCCCCGCGAAGCCGACATGAACGTCATTAGCGTGTTGCAGCGGGTGGCGGCACAGGCCCAGGCGGCGGATGGCCGCACCGTCCCCCCCGTGGTCTGGGATTGCAATTGCCTGGAGGAAGTCTGCGGGGCCTGCACCATGGTGATCAATGGCCAGGTGCGGCAGGCTTGCTCCGCCCTGGTGGATAAGCTGCTGACGGACAACCCGGGCGAGATCGAGCTTCGCCCCATGAGCAAATTTCCCGTGATCCGGGATCTGATGGTGGATCGTGGGCGGTTATTCCATGGGCTCAAGCGTGTCCAGGCCTGGGTGCCGGTGGATGGCTACTATGACGCCGGGGCTCCGGCCAAGATTTCTCCCGCCAGCCAGGAAACCGCTTATCCCCTCAGCGAGTGCATGAGTTGCGGCTGCTGTCTTGAGGCCTGCCCCCAATATGGCAAGATCGAGGTGTCGCCCCGCGCGGGAGAAACCACCGCCGAATACGAACATCGCAAGGCCGCGGCCTATGACCAGGGCTTTGTCGGGCCGCATGCCATTAGCCAGGCGGTGCTGTTTAATAGCCACCCCACTGGAAAAATGATCGAAGGGGACCGCTGGGATTCATTGATGGCCGAAGGAGGGCTGCAGATTTGTGGCCTTGCCCAAAACTGCGTGGCGGTCTGTCCCAAGAGCATCCCCTTGACCGAATCCATTGCCAAGGCGGGGCGCGCGTTGACCGTGCACGCCATCAAGCGGATCTTTGATCGATAA
- the sdhA gene encoding succinate dehydrogenase flavoprotein subunit, translating into MAQQRVLVIGGGLAGLAAAMQLAESEIAVDLMSLTPVKRSHSVCAQGGINSVNNYTRQQGDSEWEHFKDTVYGGDFLQHQPPVKEMADWAPRIIDLMDRLGVPFNRTAEGNRDQRRFGGTLYKRTAFAGATTGQQLLYALDEQVRRWETAGRIKKYEFWDFLGPILDEQGVCRGGVAQDLVSMEIRDFPADAVVLATGGCGLIYGRSTMSMACTGSAVSRAYQAGVKYGNGEFIQVHPTAVPGADKLRLMSESARGEGGRVWVPRKPQDPRPPRQIPEAERYYFLEERYPKYGNLVPRDIATREIFSVCTKEGLSIDATRLCVYLDLTHIPRATLDAKLKGILEIYEKFQGVDPRDEPMKIFPAVHYSMGGLWVDFEKHAQTGGLVLNSPRNQQTNVPGIYAIGECDYQYHGANRLGANSLLSCIFSGLIVAGTIRTNLKNIPGKAAADQPAGLFSQAVRYHQERHNQLLTRPAGRENPYLLHQELGLLMTKVATVVRENKLLAAAIDQVAEMEERAKQCSLSDTGAWTNQNVVFTKALLDMFPLAKLILRGALQRDECRGAHYKPEFEFPGLTATDSAEKLAQAETWCDRFEENTRRWLKSTIATCGPNNDPVITYEDVDTSLDTPRPRLYGLVGADTIEQVWKKRQEQRASRPLGGANGHSPSQMAGNPVPAKLVAT; encoded by the coding sequence ATGGCACAGCAGCGCGTGTTGGTGATTGGTGGCGGGTTGGCGGGTTTAGCCGCGGCCATGCAATTGGCCGAGTCCGAAATTGCCGTTGATCTCATGAGCTTGACCCCCGTTAAGCGTTCGCACAGCGTCTGCGCGCAAGGGGGCATCAACAGCGTCAACAATTACACCCGCCAGCAGGGGGATAGCGAATGGGAGCACTTTAAGGACACCGTCTACGGCGGCGACTTTTTGCAGCATCAGCCCCCCGTCAAGGAAATGGCCGATTGGGCTCCCCGCATTATCGACCTGATGGATCGCCTGGGCGTCCCCTTTAACCGCACGGCCGAGGGAAATCGCGACCAGCGCCGGTTTGGCGGGACATTATATAAAAGAACCGCCTTTGCGGGGGCCACTACCGGGCAGCAACTGCTGTACGCCCTGGACGAACAAGTTCGCCGCTGGGAGACCGCCGGCCGAATCAAAAAATACGAGTTTTGGGACTTCTTAGGTCCCATCCTTGACGAACAAGGCGTCTGCCGGGGAGGCGTGGCCCAGGATCTGGTGAGCATGGAAATCCGCGACTTTCCGGCGGATGCCGTGGTCTTGGCGACCGGCGGCTGCGGATTGATTTATGGCCGTTCGACCATGTCGATGGCCTGCACGGGGAGCGCGGTCAGTCGGGCTTATCAGGCGGGGGTAAAGTATGGCAACGGCGAATTTATCCAGGTCCATCCCACGGCGGTCCCAGGCGCCGACAAGCTGCGCCTGATGAGCGAAAGCGCACGGGGGGAAGGGGGCCGCGTTTGGGTGCCGCGTAAACCCCAGGACCCGCGCCCGCCGCGGCAAATTCCCGAAGCGGAGCGTTACTACTTTTTGGAAGAACGCTATCCCAAATACGGCAATCTGGTTCCGCGCGATATCGCCACCCGCGAGATCTTTAGCGTCTGCACCAAGGAGGGGCTTAGCATTGACGCCACGCGGCTATGCGTCTATTTAGATCTGACGCATATTCCCCGCGCCACCCTCGATGCCAAGCTCAAGGGGATCTTGGAAATTTACGAAAAATTCCAAGGAGTCGATCCCCGCGATGAACCCATGAAAATCTTTCCCGCCGTGCATTACAGCATGGGGGGACTGTGGGTGGACTTTGAAAAGCACGCCCAGACGGGGGGCTTGGTCCTAAATTCGCCGCGTAATCAGCAGACCAATGTGCCGGGGATTTACGCCATAGGCGAATGCGACTATCAGTACCACGGGGCGAACCGCCTGGGGGCAAATTCATTATTGAGCTGCATTTTTAGCGGTTTAATCGTCGCGGGGACCATTCGGACCAATCTGAAAAATATCCCTGGTAAAGCCGCCGCCGATCAACCCGCGGGGCTATTCAGCCAGGCGGTGCGGTATCATCAGGAACGGCACAACCAGTTGCTCACCCGGCCCGCCGGACGCGAAAATCCCTACCTTTTGCATCAAGAGTTGGGCCTGCTCATGACCAAGGTCGCCACGGTCGTGCGTGAAAACAAGCTCCTGGCCGCGGCGATCGATCAAGTGGCTGAAATGGAGGAACGGGCAAAGCAATGTTCCCTGTCCGACACGGGGGCGTGGACCAACCAAAATGTCGTCTTTACCAAGGCGCTTTTGGATATGTTTCCCCTTGCCAAATTGATCCTGCGGGGGGCGTTGCAGCGGGACGAATGTCGGGGCGCTCATTATAAGCCGGAATTTGAATTTCCCGGACTGACAGCCACCGATTCGGCCGAAAAGCTGGCCCAGGCCGAGACTTGGTGCGACCGCTTTGAGGAAAACACCCGCCGCTGGCTCAAGAGCACCATTGCCACCTGCGGGCCAAACAATGATCCCGTCATCACTTATGAGGATGTGGACACGAGCCTGGACACCCCCCGCCCCCGGTTGTACGGCCTGGTGGGGGCGGACACGATCGAACAAGTCTGGAAAAAACGCCAGGAACAGCGGGCGAGTCGTCCCCTGGGAGGCGCGAATGGGCATTCCCCGTCACAAATGGCGGGTAACCCGGTCCCCGCCAAGCTGGTGGCGACCTAG
- a CDS encoding succinate dehydrogenase → MSQSSGKAPPAPWQFLLYRLFSLSGIVPIGGFVVVHLSTNASTLSGPAAFQNNVNLIHGLGPILPLVEWLFIFGPMIFHALVGFLVISGAVVNVGSYPFVGNIRYTLQRVTGVIAFFFIIWHVLHMHAYGAPLGKGFGEFDPHFAASSAAEALHPAFYRILYAIGVIAVSYHLANGIWTFGCRWGIWTSEAAMQRATYAVLVLGLGITAIGLAAIYGVSSTDPATARQIEQRIYDQRNYIQGKDLQSGGHSSAVKSSGVNSVPEGTIDK, encoded by the coding sequence TTGTCCCAGTCGTCTGGTAAGGCCCCCCCCGCCCCGTGGCAATTTTTGCTTTATCGCCTGTTTTCCCTATCGGGGATTGTGCCCATTGGCGGGTTTGTGGTCGTTCACCTGAGCACCAATGCCTCCACGCTCAGTGGGCCGGCCGCGTTTCAAAACAATGTGAATCTCATCCACGGCCTGGGGCCGATTTTGCCCCTGGTCGAGTGGCTGTTTATCTTTGGGCCGATGATTTTTCACGCTTTGGTTGGCTTTTTAGTCATCAGCGGGGCGGTGGTGAATGTCGGCTCCTACCCTTTTGTGGGGAATATCCGCTACACTTTGCAGCGGGTGACGGGCGTGATCGCGTTTTTCTTTATCATTTGGCATGTGCTGCACATGCACGCCTATGGCGCGCCCCTGGGGAAGGGATTTGGCGAGTTTGACCCGCATTTTGCGGCCTCGAGCGCGGCGGAGGCGTTGCACCCCGCGTTTTATCGCATTTTGTACGCCATTGGCGTGATCGCGGTAAGTTACCACCTGGCAAACGGTATTTGGACGTTCGGGTGCCGCTGGGGGATCTGGACCAGCGAAGCGGCGATGCAACGGGCCACGTATGCCGTGCTAGTCCTGGGTCTAGGGATCACGGCGATTGGGCTGGCGGCCATTTATGGGGTCAGTTCGACCGACCCCGCCACCGCCCGGCAGATCGAACAGCGGATTTACGATCAGCGCAACTATATTCAGGGTAAGGATTTGCAGTCTGGAGGCCACTCTTCGGCGGTAAAATCCAGCGGTGTAAATTCTGTTCCCGAGGGGACCATCGATAAATAA